One genomic segment of Gallaecimonas xiamenensis 3-C-1 includes these proteins:
- the lptF gene encoding LPS export ABC transporter permease LptF — protein MIVFRYLFAEAFKSTVAVTLVLMAIFVSREFVSVLSDAADGDIPGTLVAQVIGLHLPSLLVMVLPLAVFIGILMAHSRMYSEHEMPVLHACGISEWYVARVTLAVALVFALISAFITLWFAPWAMEQEYQLIEKAQSSSGLATLQEGRFQRTANNRAVVFIENIDNKKLDSVFVAQLPGDGQSPSVLMAKGGEVAKNEQGNDTMELTQGYRYEGEAGQAALQEVRFGSYKMQIGDQEVQKRRRKLAALPLVDLLADDSVDARGELQWRMALPIAIMLLSLIAVPMAQTGPRQGKFAKLMPALGLFLGYLLLLLAGNRALEDGKIPISLGLWWIHGLALFIGVALIVKGRTLGTKVRGWLRRA, from the coding sequence TTGATAGTTTTCCGTTACCTCTTCGCTGAAGCATTCAAGTCTACCGTGGCCGTGACCCTGGTGCTGATGGCCATCTTCGTCAGCCGGGAGTTCGTGTCGGTACTCTCCGACGCCGCCGACGGCGACATTCCCGGCACCCTGGTGGCCCAGGTCATAGGCTTGCACCTGCCGTCCCTGCTGGTGATGGTTCTGCCCCTGGCGGTCTTTATCGGCATACTGATGGCCCACAGCCGCATGTACTCGGAACACGAGATGCCGGTGCTGCATGCCTGCGGTATCTCCGAGTGGTATGTGGCCAGGGTTACCCTGGCCGTGGCCTTGGTTTTTGCCCTGATCTCGGCCTTTATCACCCTCTGGTTCGCCCCCTGGGCCATGGAACAGGAATACCAGCTGATTGAAAAAGCCCAGTCCAGCAGCGGCCTTGCCACCCTGCAGGAAGGGCGCTTCCAGCGCACCGCCAACAACAGGGCCGTGGTCTTTATCGAAAACATCGACAACAAAAAGCTCGATTCGGTGTTTGTGGCCCAGCTGCCCGGTGACGGCCAGTCGCCTTCGGTGCTGATGGCCAAGGGTGGGGAAGTGGCCAAGAACGAACAGGGCAACGACACCATGGAGTTGACCCAGGGCTACCGCTACGAAGGGGAAGCGGGCCAGGCGGCATTGCAGGAAGTGCGTTTTGGCAGTTACAAGATGCAGATTGGGGATCAGGAAGTGCAAAAGCGCCGCCGCAAGCTGGCGGCCCTGCCGCTGGTCGACCTATTGGCGGACGACTCGGTGGACGCCAGGGGCGAGCTGCAATGGCGGATGGCGTTGCCCATTGCCATCATGCTGCTGTCGCTGATCGCCGTTCCCATGGCCCAGACCGGGCCGCGCCAGGGCAAATTTGCCAAGCTGATGCCGGCCCTGGGGCTTTTCCTTGGCTACCTGCTGTTGCTGTTGGCCGGTAACCGCGCCCTGGAGGACGGCAAGATCCCCATCTCCCTCGGCCTGTGGTGGATACATGGCCTGGCGCTCTTTATCGGGGTGGCGCTGATCGTCAAAGGCCGGACCTTGGGCACCAAGGTGCGCGGCTGGCTGAGGAGAGCATGA
- a CDS encoding bifunctional diguanylate cyclase/phosphodiesterase, translated as MLGHNPALVDLVGDPQAFFQDGLGRHWPEQCQTLPHHWQQGLPGKGLIRVHVSALDDKGGLLFYLQPVVDPHGSVLDLLAHPIFVQCPDGSLLAYNRSFADFMSTSQPLLGTPCDQLFCQDWHQGLDQGRDALLAGSGLPPGRVTSPDGKLWWVQKRLLTQDGQAIALISEMWDMTRQLQMEAELSGDRGDKLTGLSSREEFLQQLEDQAHVAKRIKMKMGLMLLDLKNFQQINDDFGHQVGDALLKAVSQRVRQTLRETDVLARLEGDRFAIMAVHLNNSEAMAQVHHKLALAFEKPFELDGKPVPLGFRAGVAIYPDDAEKADTLFNNAELALHQLKKDGGEVRFYDERIDAMVRLTRELGRDLRGAAERGEFFLRFQPIVSAYGNKLLGVESLVRWQHPKHGMLVPQEFVYIAEHVGLITELGSHVLDLLNQELHRWLDYGIYNLCMTVNISPQQLRTPELFDKTRELLAELGGPDQFDMELELNEAAIHNDGQRYAQQLHDLKKLGIRLSIDEFGSINGALNNLTKLPIDTIKIDRHFIAKLGRDPDAETLVKAIIRLGKDLGIRTSAVGVEELEQLNFLRNERCDQVQGFAVSEPMSGEDFITWYHNFNLVRGGIQP; from the coding sequence TTGCTGGGTCACAACCCGGCTTTAGTCGATCTGGTAGGCGACCCCCAAGCCTTTTTCCAGGACGGCCTGGGCCGCCATTGGCCCGAGCAATGCCAGACGCTCCCCCATCATTGGCAGCAGGGCTTGCCAGGCAAAGGCCTGATACGCGTCCATGTCAGCGCTTTGGACGACAAGGGCGGCCTGCTGTTCTACCTGCAACCTGTGGTGGACCCCCACGGTTCGGTGCTCGATCTGCTCGCCCACCCTATTTTCGTGCAATGTCCCGACGGTAGCCTGCTGGCCTACAATCGCAGCTTCGCCGACTTCATGAGTACCAGCCAACCGCTGCTGGGCACCCCCTGCGACCAGCTGTTCTGCCAGGATTGGCACCAGGGCCTGGACCAGGGCCGTGACGCCCTGCTGGCCGGTTCAGGCCTGCCCCCGGGCAGGGTGACCAGCCCCGACGGTAAACTCTGGTGGGTGCAAAAACGCCTGTTGACCCAGGACGGCCAGGCCATAGCCCTTATCAGCGAAATGTGGGACATGACCCGCCAGTTGCAGATGGAAGCCGAACTGAGCGGCGACCGGGGCGACAAGCTCACCGGCCTGTCGTCCAGGGAGGAATTCCTGCAGCAACTGGAAGACCAGGCCCATGTGGCCAAGCGCATCAAGATGAAGATGGGCCTGATGCTGCTGGACTTGAAGAACTTCCAGCAGATCAACGATGACTTCGGCCATCAAGTGGGGGACGCCCTGCTCAAGGCCGTCAGCCAGCGGGTCCGCCAAACGCTACGAGAAACCGACGTGCTGGCCCGCCTGGAAGGGGACCGCTTCGCTATCATGGCGGTACACCTCAATAATTCAGAGGCCATGGCCCAGGTGCACCACAAGCTGGCCCTGGCCTTTGAGAAACCTTTTGAACTGGACGGCAAGCCGGTGCCCCTGGGCTTTAGGGCCGGGGTGGCCATTTACCCGGACGACGCCGAAAAGGCCGATACCCTCTTTAACAACGCCGAGCTGGCCCTGCACCAGCTGAAAAAAGACGGTGGCGAAGTGCGCTTCTATGATGAGCGCATCGACGCCATGGTGCGCCTGACCAGAGAGCTGGGCCGGGATCTGCGCGGCGCTGCCGAGCGGGGCGAGTTTTTCCTGCGCTTCCAGCCCATTGTCAGCGCCTACGGCAACAAACTGCTGGGAGTGGAAAGCCTGGTGCGCTGGCAGCACCCCAAGCACGGCATGCTGGTACCCCAGGAGTTCGTCTATATCGCCGAGCACGTGGGCCTTATTACCGAATTGGGCAGCCATGTGCTGGATCTTTTGAACCAGGAGCTGCATCGCTGGCTGGACTACGGCATCTACAACCTGTGCATGACGGTGAACATCTCCCCCCAGCAGCTGCGCACCCCCGAGCTGTTCGACAAGACCCGGGAGCTGCTGGCCGAGCTGGGTGGCCCGGACCAGTTCGACATGGAGCTGGAGTTGAACGAAGCGGCCATCCATAACGACGGCCAACGTTACGCCCAGCAGCTGCACGACCTGAAAAAACTGGGCATACGGCTGTCCATCGACGAGTTTGGCTCCATCAACGGGGCCCTTAACAACCTCACCAAGCTGCCCATAGACACCATCAAGATAGACCGGCATTTCATTGCCAAGCTGGGCCGGGACCCGGACGCCGAAACCCTGGTCAAGGCCATCATCCGCCTGGGTAAGGACCTGGGAATAAGAACCAGCGCCGTGGGGGTGGAAGAGCTGGAACAGCTCAATTTCCTGCGCAACGAACGCTGCGACCAGGTGCAGGGCTTTGCGGTGTCCGAGCCCATGAGCGGGGAAGACTTCATCACCTGGTACCACAACTTCAATCTGGTCAGGGGCGGTATCCAGCCCTGA
- the lptG gene encoding LPS export ABC transporter permease LptG: MMRILDLYIGRVILATTLLCLVVLVGLSGLIKFVEQLKYVGRGVYDIADAGLFVLFSVPRDLEIFFPMGVLLGGLIGLGMMASSSELTVMQASGMSKFDIIFSAMKTVFLLMLVIVALSEFVAPGAERYARDMRTQAMSGGTLLSDANGLWARDGHLFVHIQQLVDAEELGDVTLYEFDGLQLKRLIHAERAFWEHNAWRLQDVKETFLESDSTRIADSASMLLPSELTPDKLGVVTVKPEALSMRGLSKYVEYLENNKQDGSRYKLAFWRKLMAPLNLAVMLLLACSFVFGPLRSVTMGARILLGIIAGFSFFLVSEIFGPLSLVYQVPPVLGAMLPAVLFIGFSVYLMRRPA; encoded by the coding sequence ATGATGCGGATCCTGGATCTCTACATAGGCCGGGTGATACTGGCCACCACCCTGCTGTGCCTGGTGGTATTGGTGGGCCTGTCTGGTCTTATCAAGTTTGTCGAGCAGCTTAAATACGTGGGGCGGGGCGTCTATGACATTGCCGACGCCGGCCTCTTTGTGCTGTTTTCCGTGCCCCGAGACCTTGAGATCTTCTTCCCCATGGGGGTCTTGCTGGGAGGGCTTATCGGCCTTGGCATGATGGCCAGCAGCTCCGAGCTGACGGTGATGCAGGCCTCGGGCATGTCTAAGTTCGACATTATCTTCTCGGCCATGAAGACGGTGTTTTTGCTGATGCTGGTGATCGTGGCCCTGAGCGAATTCGTGGCTCCCGGCGCCGAGCGCTATGCCAGGGATATGCGGACCCAAGCCATGTCGGGCGGCACCTTGCTGTCTGACGCCAACGGCCTCTGGGCCAGGGACGGGCACCTTTTTGTGCATATCCAGCAATTGGTGGACGCCGAAGAGCTGGGGGATGTCACCCTCTATGAATTCGATGGCCTGCAGCTCAAGCGCCTTATCCATGCCGAACGGGCTTTCTGGGAGCACAACGCCTGGCGTCTGCAGGATGTGAAGGAAACCTTCCTGGAGAGCGACAGCACCCGCATTGCCGACAGTGCCAGTATGTTGCTGCCGTCGGAGCTGACCCCCGACAAGCTGGGGGTGGTGACGGTCAAGCCTGAAGCCCTGTCCATGCGCGGCCTGAGCAAGTACGTGGAATACCTGGAGAACAACAAACAGGATGGTTCCCGTTATAAGCTGGCCTTCTGGCGCAAGCTGATGGCCCCCCTGAACCTGGCGGTGATGCTGCTGCTGGCCTGTTCCTTCGTGTTTGGTCCCTTGCGCTCGGTCACCATGGGCGCCCGTATCCTGCTGGGGATCATTGCCGGTTTCAGCTTCTTTTTGGTCAGCGAGATCTTCGGCCCCTTGAGCCTGGTCTACCAGGTGCCGCCCGTCTTGGGGGCCATGCTGCCGGCGGTACTCTTTATCGGCTTCTCGGTCTATTTGATGCGAAGGCCGGCCTGA
- the pepA gene encoding leucyl aminopeptidase: MEFSVKSGSPEKQRSACIVVGVYEPRRLSPVAEQLDRISDGYISNLLRRGDLEGKVGQTLLLHHVPGVLSERVLLIGCGKERELDERQYRQIIQKTIATLNDTGSMEAVCFLTELHVKGRDTYWKVRQAVEATEASLYSFTQLKSKKEEPRRPLRKLTFNVPTRRELSLGEKAIRHGLGVTKGMALCRNVANMPPNICNPAYLASQAQELAASYNKLNIEVVGEAQMAEIGMHSYLAVGQGSENESMMTIIRYNGASDPAAKPIVLVGKGLTFDSGGISIKPSEGMDEMKYDMGGAAGVIGTMAALAELDLPLNVIGVLAGCENMPDGKSYRPGDILTTLSGQTVEVLNTDAEGRLVLCDVLTYVERFEPECVVDVATLTGACVIALGKVASGLMSTHNPLAHELTNAAEQSGDKAWRLPLFDEYQEMLESPFADMANIGGRPAGAITAGAFLSRFTKKYNWAHLDVAGTAWVSGKNKGSTGRPVPLLTQFLLNRAGEKPED; encoded by the coding sequence ATGGAATTTAGCGTTAAGAGTGGCAGCCCTGAAAAACAGCGTAGCGCCTGCATCGTGGTCGGTGTCTACGAACCCCGCCGCCTGTCCCCTGTGGCCGAACAACTGGACCGTATCAGTGACGGTTATATCTCCAATCTGCTGCGCCGTGGCGACCTGGAAGGCAAGGTAGGCCAAACCCTGCTGCTGCACCATGTGCCGGGGGTCCTGTCCGAGCGGGTACTGCTGATCGGTTGCGGCAAGGAACGGGAGCTGGACGAGCGCCAATACCGCCAAATCATCCAAAAAACCATCGCCACCCTCAATGACACCGGCTCCATGGAAGCGGTCTGCTTCCTGACCGAACTGCACGTCAAAGGGCGCGACACCTACTGGAAGGTGCGCCAGGCGGTGGAAGCCACCGAGGCCAGCCTCTACAGCTTCACCCAGCTTAAATCCAAGAAGGAAGAGCCCCGCCGCCCCCTGCGCAAGCTCACCTTCAATGTGCCCACTCGCCGCGAACTGTCCCTGGGCGAAAAGGCCATCCGCCACGGCCTGGGCGTGACCAAGGGTATGGCCCTGTGCCGCAACGTGGCCAACATGCCCCCCAATATCTGCAACCCCGCCTACCTGGCCAGCCAGGCCCAGGAACTGGCCGCCAGCTATAACAAGCTGAACATCGAGGTGGTGGGCGAAGCCCAGATGGCCGAGATCGGCATGCATTCCTACCTGGCGGTGGGCCAGGGCTCGGAAAACGAGTCCATGATGACCATCATCCGCTACAACGGCGCCAGCGACCCTGCCGCCAAGCCCATAGTGCTGGTGGGCAAGGGCCTGACCTTCGACTCCGGCGGCATCTCCATCAAGCCGTCCGAAGGCATGGACGAGATGAAATACGACATGGGCGGCGCCGCTGGCGTGATCGGTACCATGGCGGCCCTGGCCGAACTGGACCTGCCCCTGAACGTCATCGGCGTGCTGGCCGGCTGTGAAAACATGCCCGACGGCAAGTCCTATCGCCCCGGCGACATCCTCACCACCCTGTCCGGCCAGACCGTCGAAGTGCTCAACACCGACGCCGAAGGCCGCCTGGTGCTGTGCGACGTGCTGACCTATGTGGAGCGCTTCGAGCCCGAGTGCGTCGTCGACGTGGCCACCCTCACCGGCGCCTGCGTCATTGCCCTGGGTAAGGTGGCCTCCGGCCTGATGTCCACCCATAATCCCCTGGCTCACGAACTGACCAACGCCGCCGAGCAGTCCGGTGACAAGGCCTGGCGCCTGCCGCTCTTTGACGAGTACCAGGAAATGCTGGAAAGCCCCTTTGCCGACATGGCCAACATCGGGGGCCGCCCGGCCGGCGCCATCACCGCCGGGGCCTTTTTGAGCCGTTTCACCAAGAAGTACAACTGGGCACACCTGGATGTGGCCGGTACCGCCTGGGTGTCGGGCAAGAACAAGGGGTCCACCGGCCGTCCCGTGCCGCTGCTGACCCAGTTCCTGTTGAACCGTGCCGGTGAAAAGCCCGAAGATTAA
- a CDS encoding RDD family protein, whose protein sequence is MPESFPRAPLWRRLAALVYDYLLGAAVFMLAHFLGFVLLALLALLFPGLTQGYPDLASYISASHLYKGYLLLCVLGFFVWFWTHGGQTLGMRAWRLKVQRQGGGRLGLGQALLRALVGLGGVGLLWMLVSRQRLALHDRLAGSEVVELSQEANKLKNWQGL, encoded by the coding sequence ATGCCCGAATCTTTTCCAAGAGCCCCCCTGTGGCGCCGCCTGGCGGCCCTGGTCTACGACTACCTGCTGGGAGCCGCCGTGTTCATGCTGGCCCACTTCCTGGGCTTTGTGCTGTTGGCCTTGCTGGCCCTACTGTTCCCGGGCCTGACCCAGGGTTACCCGGATCTGGCCAGCTATATCAGCGCCAGCCATCTCTACAAAGGCTATCTGCTGCTGTGCGTGCTGGGCTTTTTCGTCTGGTTCTGGACCCATGGCGGCCAAACCCTGGGGATGCGCGCCTGGCGCCTTAAGGTGCAGCGCCAAGGGGGCGGCCGCCTGGGCCTGGGCCAGGCCTTGCTACGGGCCCTGGTGGGCCTGGGGGGCGTAGGCCTGCTGTGGATGCTGGTCAGCCGCCAGCGCCTGGCACTGCACGACCGCCTGGCCGGCAGCGAGGTGGTGGAGCTGAGCCAAGAAGCAAACAAGCTGAAAAACTGGCAAGGCCTATAA
- a CDS encoding DNA polymerase III subunit chi — translation MSTVTFCSLPGDDLLAFACELAAHFHGQKQPVLITCQDRAQAEALDEALWIREPASFIPHNLADEGPKSGSPVAIYWPEAPMPRGRAVLINLHEAIPHVAVQCAQIFEAVPNSEPLKVAARARFRAYQQQGAAPKHMTLADFLAQTH, via the coding sequence ATGTCGACCGTCACCTTCTGCTCCTTGCCAGGGGACGACCTGCTGGCCTTTGCCTGTGAGCTTGCCGCCCACTTTCACGGCCAAAAGCAGCCGGTGCTGATCACCTGCCAGGACAGGGCCCAGGCCGAGGCCCTGGACGAGGCCCTGTGGATCAGGGAACCGGCGTCGTTTATCCCCCACAACCTGGCGGATGAAGGCCCCAAAAGCGGCTCCCCGGTGGCTATCTACTGGCCAGAGGCGCCCATGCCCCGAGGCCGGGCCGTTTTAATCAATCTCCATGAAGCCATACCCCATGTTGCGGTACAATGTGCGCAAATTTTTGAGGCCGTGCCGAACAGCGAGCCCCTCAAGGTAGCAGCGCGGGCCCGTTTCCGTGCCTACCAGCAGCAGGGCGCGGCGCCCAAACACATGACGCTCGCGGACTTTTTGGCGCAAACCCACTGA
- a CDS encoding DMT family transporter gives MGPWGFLILAGVFEVGFASCLKLSDGFSKLWPTVAFIALGAASFYCLTKAMGQIPVGTAYAIWTGIGALGTAMVGIAFFNDPASLARLGFLTLLVVSLVGLKLVS, from the coding sequence ATGGGTCCCTGGGGTTTTCTTATTCTTGCCGGTGTTTTTGAAGTGGGCTTTGCCAGCTGCCTGAAGCTGTCGGACGGCTTTTCCAAGCTGTGGCCGACTGTGGCCTTTATCGCCCTGGGAGCGGCCAGTTTTTACTGTCTGACCAAAGCCATGGGGCAGATCCCTGTGGGTACCGCCTATGCCATCTGGACCGGTATCGGTGCCCTTGGCACCGCCATGGTGGGCATCGCTTTTTTCAACGACCCCGCCAGCCTGGCCCGCCTGGGCTTTTTAACACTGCTGGTGGTGTCTTTGGTGGGGCTTAAACTGGTGTCATAA
- a CDS encoding MarR family winged helix-turn-helix transcriptional regulator translates to MARSRAAFSELKDNWQAHWPQACDQSGLLVATLYRLQEYFAQLDQQVFARFGLQGAEFEVLATLRSVGAPYCLSPTELYRLMLVSSGGMTKILARLEDKALISRPQNPEDGRSRLVQLTGAGQAQVEACNQALLAKEHLATQWLQGDQQALSEQLQQWLNQLESRG, encoded by the coding sequence ATGGCCCGCAGCCGCGCCGCCTTCAGCGAACTCAAGGACAACTGGCAGGCCCATTGGCCCCAGGCCTGTGACCAATCCGGGCTGCTGGTGGCAACCCTCTACCGCTTGCAAGAATACTTCGCCCAGCTTGACCAGCAGGTGTTCGCCCGCTTTGGCCTGCAAGGGGCCGAGTTTGAAGTGCTGGCCACCCTGCGCTCGGTGGGTGCTCCTTACTGCCTCAGCCCCACCGAGCTGTACCGGTTGATGCTGGTGAGTTCAGGGGGCATGACCAAAATTTTGGCCCGCCTGGAAGACAAGGCCCTGATCAGCCGCCCCCAAAACCCGGAAGACGGCCGCTCACGGCTGGTGCAACTGACCGGCGCCGGCCAGGCCCAGGTAGAAGCCTGCAACCAGGCCTTGCTGGCCAAGGAGCACCTTGCCACCCAATGGCTGCAAGGGGATCAGCAGGCCCTTAGCGAGCAGCTGCAACAATGGCTTAACCAACTGGAAAGTCGTGGTTAA
- a CDS encoding valine--tRNA ligase, translating into MDKTYNPSAIEEALYQAWEEKGYFKPSGNLDADSYCIMIPPPNVTGSLHMGHAFQQTIMDALTRYQRMQGKNALWQVGTDHAGIATQMVVERKLAAEGQPDRHALGRDAFIDKIWQWKEESGGTITRQMRRLGNSVDWERERFTMDEGLSGAVLEVFVRLYEDDLIYRGKRLVNWDPKLHTAISDLEVENKEQKGHMWHLRYPLADGAKTADGKDYLVVATTRPETVLGDTGVAVNPEDPRYKDLIGKYIVLPLVGRRIPIVGDEHADMEKGTGCVKITPAHDFNDYEVGKRHNLPMINILTLDAHIRAEAECVNSDGSANSDLDNSLPAQFQGLERFAARKAVVQAFTDLGLLEKVDDHTLSVPYGDRGGVVIEPMLTDQWYVRVAPLAKPAIEAVEDGRIQFVPKQYENMYFSWMRDIQDWCISRQLWWGHRIPAWYDEAGKVYVGRSEEEVRAKHNLASDVVLKQDNDVLDTWFSSALWTFSTLGWPEKVEDLKVFHPTDVLVTGFDIIFFWVARMIMMTMHFIKNDDGTPQVPFKTVYVTGLIRDEEGQKMSKSKGNVLDPLDMIDGISLPALLEKRTGNMMQPQQAEKIASRTEKQFPEGIVAHGTDALRFTLAALATTGRDINWDMRRLEGYRNFCNKLWNASRFVLMNTEDKDCGFDGGELELSLADRWVLGQFAETVKSVRQAMDSYRFDLAANALYEFTWNQFCDWYLELTKPVLFKGTEAQQRGTRHTLVTVLEALLRLMHPVMPYITETIWQRVKLLAGIDADSIMLQPYPEFDGAQVDATAMADLEWIKEFIFAIRNIRAEMDIAPSKLLEVLLVNVSDTDQRRLEENLGFLTNMAKLESITVADGELPPTVTQLVGTMEVRIPMAGLIDKDAELARLGKQLEKLAQDLGRVAGKLSNESFVAKAPEAVIAKEREKLAELEETQAKLKAQYASIEAL; encoded by the coding sequence ATGGACAAGACTTACAATCCTTCCGCCATCGAAGAGGCGCTTTACCAGGCCTGGGAAGAAAAGGGCTACTTCAAGCCCAGTGGCAACCTTGATGCCGACAGCTACTGCATCATGATCCCGCCTCCCAACGTCACCGGCAGCCTGCACATGGGCCATGCGTTCCAGCAGACCATCATGGACGCCCTGACCCGCTACCAGCGCATGCAGGGCAAAAACGCCCTGTGGCAGGTGGGCACAGACCACGCCGGTATCGCCACCCAGATGGTGGTGGAGCGTAAACTGGCCGCCGAAGGCCAGCCTGACCGTCACGCCCTGGGCCGCGACGCCTTTATCGACAAAATTTGGCAGTGGAAGGAAGAGTCCGGCGGCACCATCACCCGCCAGATGCGCCGCCTTGGCAACTCCGTGGACTGGGAGCGCGAGCGCTTCACCATGGACGAAGGCCTGTCGGGGGCCGTGCTGGAAGTCTTTGTCCGTCTTTATGAAGACGACCTGATTTACCGTGGCAAGCGCCTGGTCAACTGGGACCCGAAACTGCACACCGCCATCTCCGACTTGGAAGTGGAGAACAAGGAGCAAAAGGGCCACATGTGGCACCTGCGCTACCCCCTGGCGGACGGCGCCAAGACCGCCGACGGCAAAGACTACCTGGTGGTGGCCACCACCCGCCCCGAGACCGTACTGGGCGACACCGGTGTGGCCGTTAACCCCGAAGATCCCCGTTATAAGGATCTGATCGGCAAATACATCGTGCTGCCCCTGGTGGGCCGGCGCATTCCCATCGTCGGCGACGAGCACGCCGACATGGAAAAAGGTACCGGCTGCGTCAAGATCACCCCGGCCCACGACTTCAACGACTACGAAGTCGGTAAGCGCCACAACCTGCCGATGATCAACATCCTGACCCTGGACGCCCATATCCGGGCCGAGGCCGAGTGCGTCAATTCCGACGGCTCCGCCAACAGCGACTTGGACAACAGCCTGCCGGCCCAATTCCAGGGCCTGGAGCGCTTTGCCGCCCGTAAGGCCGTGGTCCAGGCCTTTACCGACCTGGGTCTGCTGGAAAAAGTCGACGATCACACCCTGTCCGTGCCTTACGGCGACCGTGGCGGCGTGGTCATTGAACCCATGCTCACCGACCAGTGGTACGTGCGGGTGGCCCCCCTGGCCAAGCCCGCCATCGAAGCGGTGGAAGACGGCCGTATCCAGTTCGTGCCCAAGCAGTACGAAAACATGTACTTCTCCTGGATGCGCGATATCCAAGACTGGTGCATCAGCCGCCAGCTGTGGTGGGGCCACCGTATCCCCGCCTGGTACGACGAAGCTGGCAAGGTCTATGTGGGCCGCAGCGAAGAGGAAGTGCGCGCCAAGCACAACCTGGCTAGCGACGTGGTGCTCAAGCAGGACAACGACGTGCTGGACACCTGGTTCAGCTCGGCCCTGTGGACCTTCTCCACCCTGGGCTGGCCCGAGAAAGTTGAAGACCTGAAAGTCTTCCACCCCACCGACGTGCTGGTTACCGGCTTTGACATCATCTTCTTCTGGGTGGCGCGCATGATCATGATGACCATGCACTTCATCAAGAACGATGACGGCACGCCGCAGGTGCCCTTCAAGACCGTCTACGTCACCGGCCTTATCCGCGACGAAGAAGGCCAGAAGATGTCCAAGTCCAAGGGCAACGTCCTTGACCCCCTGGACATGATTGACGGCATCAGCCTGCCGGCTCTGCTGGAAAAGCGCACCGGCAACATGATGCAGCCGCAGCAGGCCGAGAAAATCGCCAGCCGTACCGAGAAGCAGTTCCCCGAAGGCATAGTGGCCCACGGCACCGACGCCCTGCGCTTTACCCTGGCGGCCCTGGCCACCACAGGTCGCGACATCAACTGGGACATGCGCCGCCTCGAAGGCTACCGCAACTTCTGCAACAAGCTGTGGAACGCCAGCCGCTTCGTGCTGATGAACACCGAAGACAAGGACTGCGGCTTTGACGGCGGCGAGCTGGAGCTGAGCCTGGCCGACCGCTGGGTGCTGGGCCAATTCGCCGAGACCGTTAAATCGGTACGCCAGGCCATGGACAGCTACCGCTTCGACCTGGCCGCCAACGCCCTCTACGAGTTCACCTGGAACCAGTTCTGCGACTGGTACCTGGAGTTGACCAAGCCGGTATTGTTCAAGGGCACCGAAGCCCAGCAACGCGGCACCCGCCATACCCTGGTCACCGTCCTCGAAGCCCTGCTGCGCCTGATGCACCCGGTGATGCCCTACATCACCGAAACCATCTGGCAGCGGGTCAAGCTGCTGGCCGGTATCGATGCCGACTCCATCATGCTCCAGCCCTACCCTGAGTTCGATGGGGCCCAGGTGGATGCCACCGCCATGGCGGATCTGGAGTGGATCAAGGAATTCATCTTTGCCATCCGCAACATCCGCGCCGAGATGGACATCGCCCCCAGCAAGCTGCTGGAAGTGCTGCTGGTGAACGTATCCGACACCGACCAGCGACGCCTGGAAGAGAACCTGGGCTTCTTGACCAACATGGCCAAGCTCGAGTCCATCACAGTGGCCGACGGCGAACTGCCCCCCACAGTGACCCAGCTGGTCGGCACCATGGAAGTGCGTATTCCCATGGCCGGCCTTATCGACAAGGACGCCGAACTGGCCCGCCTTGGCAAGCAGCTGGAGAAGCTGGCCCAGGATCTGGGCCGGGTCGCCGGCAAGCTGAGTAACGAAAGCTTCGTGGCCAAGGCCCCGGAGGCCGTTATCGCCAAGGAGCGCGAGAAGCTGGCCGAGCTGGAAGAAACCCAGGCCAAACTCAAGGCCCAATACGCCAGTATTGAAGCCCTCTGA